In Nostoc edaphicum CCNP1411, the sequence TGCTTCTTGAATTTCCTCATTAGTTGCTTCTGGAGTCCCGTAAGAAATATTTTCCCAAACATTAGTATTGAAGATAAAAGTATCCTGACTGACAACAGCTATTTTGCGACGCAGAGAGTTAATTTCAAACTGCTGAATATCAATTTCATCAATATAGAGATATCCATCTGTAGCATTATAAAATCTGGGAATTAAATCCGCAAGAGTTGTTTTACCAGCACCAGAGGCTCCGACTAATGCTGTCATTTTTCCCTTTTCAATAGTTAGGGTAATATTATGCAGCACTAGATTTTCATCATCATAACCAAAATCTACAGATACTAAATCTATTGATCTTTTTAAACCAGTAAACTGAACTTTGCCATTTTTAAAGTAATATTTTTCCTCCGTTGTCAACAGCTTTTTAACATTGTCTGCCGAACCATGTAAAGTACTGAGATATGCTCTCGTCCCATTGATATCTTGAACGAAGGGAATAAAGCGAAATAACACAAAGAAAAAGGTTAGCAAAGAAGCAACTTGTAGTGTTCCATTGGTAACAAGGCTAGTGAAAGCCAAAATAATCATTCCCACCAATACCGTAGTTGCTACCCCTTCGGCAATTGGCTTCACAAGTGTCCAAGTGAATACAACTTTTGTTGTAGAACTTATTACTTTGTCGCTAGCTTTGTAGTAACGCTGACGCTCAAATTCTTGAGTACCGCAGGTGTGAACAGTCCGAATTCCATTAATAAATTCTATGGCTGTTGATGTAAAATTAGCATTAGCAGTTGTCATCCCAAAACTTGATTCTCTGACTCTAGCGTTCAGATTAGACAACCCCACACCTAAAAGTGTAAATAGTAATGCTGAAATTAGCGTCAGTTGCCATGATATCAAAAACATTGATATTAAGTAGACAATAGTTGTCAATCCTCTTGTTACTAAAAAAGCACCGCCACTGAAACCCTGTCTGATCTTTTCGATTTCTGTGGTAATTGTGTTAATTAGTTCACCAGAACGAGTTTTGGCAAAGTAACTCAGCGATAAAGATTGTAACTGTTCAAAAATTTGCTTACGTAAGCGGTCGGCAAGATGTAGTTGAGATAATTCAGTATAGACTTGAGAAAAATAATTGAAGGTAGCACGTAACCAAGTACTCAATAAAATCAGCAAAGATACGCGGTAGAGGCGATTAATTGCTGATGTCTTGGCTCCCAGAATCCAAATATCAAACCATTCTATTCCTGTTTGGACAGGTTGAGCATTGGGGCTGGTTAAACTTTGCAAAAATGAAAGTAAGAAACCAATACTCACGCCTTCAAAAGTTGCCGCCAAAATCGAAAATATCAGAGCTAAAATTGCAATTTTGCGAAAGTGTTTAAATTCTCGCAATATCAAATAGTTTTCTTGCCAAAAGCTGGTAGCTTTGAGCAGATTACGAAGTTGTTGAGGAAGTTGAGAATGCATGAATTTTATAATAATAGTTTGGCAAGGTAGATAGACCGCTATAGATGCTACGCAAGCAATTTTTACTTTAGCCTCAGTGCGGTAGATGAAATCATCAATTACGGAAGAAGAATTCAGAATTCAGGAGCCAGAATCCAGAATGGATTCTGTGCGACTGGATGGAAAATCGAGGTTTAGAGCAAGCGATTTTAAGACACTCAAGGATTCGCTACCGCTACGCTATCGTGGAGAAGAAAAAATTCTTTCCGTGACTGTTGCCCCTGACTTGACTGTTGAGGTA encodes:
- the hepA gene encoding heterocyst formation ABC transporter subunit HepA: MHSQLPQQLRNLLKATSFWQENYLILREFKHFRKIAILALIFSILAATFEGVSIGFLLSFLQSLTSPNAQPVQTGIEWFDIWILGAKTSAINRLYRVSLLILLSTWLRATFNYFSQVYTELSQLHLADRLRKQIFEQLQSLSLSYFAKTRSGELINTITTEIEKIRQGFSGGAFLVTRGLTTIVYLISMFLISWQLTLISALLFTLLGVGLSNLNARVRESSFGMTTANANFTSTAIEFINGIRTVHTCGTQEFERQRYYKASDKVISSTTKVVFTWTLVKPIAEGVATTVLVGMIILAFTSLVTNGTLQVASLLTFFFVLFRFIPFVQDINGTRAYLSTLHGSADNVKKLLTTEEKYYFKNGKVQFTGLKRSIDLVSVDFGYDDENLVLHNITLTIEKGKMTALVGASGAGKTTLADLIPRFYNATDGYLYIDEIDIQQFEINSLRRKIAVVSQDTFIFNTNVWENISYGTPEATNEEIQEAAKLANALEFILEMPEGFNTQLGDRGVRLSGGQRQRIAIARALLRNPEILILDEATSALDSLSERLIQDSLEKLSVGKTVIAIAHRLSTISKADKVVVLEQGRIVEQGKYQELLELKGKLWKYHQMQYEVRQSD